The Coriobacteriia bacterium genome includes the window CATCGCAGAGCTGATTGCGCTGGGCTACACGTCCGACGAGGCGTACAAGGTTCGCCCGTTCGAGGCGGTCGGCTGCGACGCCTGCCGGGGAACCGGTTATCGCGGGCGGGTCGGCATCTACGAGGTCATGGAGATGAACGAGGAGCTGACGCGCCTGCGCCTCGAGCACGCGGCCACCGAGCGGATTCGTGACGCCGCCATTCGCGCGGGCATGCGTTCGCTTCGCCGAGACGGCCTCGACAAGGTTGCCTCGGGCATCACCAGCATCGCCGAGATCCTGCGAGTCGCCGTGTAGGCGCACGTCGCACGCCCTCGTCAGTGCCTTGCCGAGCACGCCGACGGTAGGACAAGCCACCGCGGCCCAACCCGGGTATCATCAGTTCACGCGCCAATCCGTGCGGCGGGCCAGGGGGCAAACATGCGGAGCGTCGCTGAGTCGGCGAGCGAAACAATCTGCGTCTCTATCGAGAGGCTGGTCGACGACGCCGTCGCCCGTCAGTTCGTCATGTGGCCGGAGCTTGAGAGATCGTTCTCGGCGACGCAGAGAACGCGAATGCGCGAGGACACGCGCTATCACCTCGAGTTCTTCGCATCGGCGCTGTGGTTCAGCGAGCCTGCGATCCTCGACGACTACGCCGTCTGGTGCAAAACGCTGTTCGCAAACCTGAACCTCCCCAGCGAGTGGATCGAGGGTAGCTGGCTCCGCATCGCCGAGACCCTCGATGCTGCGCTTCCCTCCGAGGAAGCCGCAGCCACTCGCACCGCGATCGAAGACGCGATCGTCACCCTGAAAGCCGCGTCAACCGCGAGTTCCTCGTTCTTGGCACCGGGCGCACCGCTGGGCGAGCTGGCGCGCAACTATCTGATTACGATTCTCGATGGCGACCGCGCTGATGCCGTGCGCCTGGTGATCGACGCAGCGAACTCGGGCGTCTCGGCTCGCGACATCTACCTGCGCATCTTCCAGCCAACTCAGCGCGAGATGGGCCGCCTCTGGCTGCTCAACGAGGTCTCGGTCGCAGAAGAGCACTACGTCACCGCCGTCACCCAGGTGGCCATGGCCCGGCTTCACGAGCGTTCCGCCCTGCCGGCGACCACGGGGATGACGCTCGTCGCCGCGAGTGTTGGCAGCGAGCTGCAC containing:
- a CDS encoding cobalamin-dependent protein (Presence of a B(12) (cobalamin)-binding domain implies dependence on cobalamin itself, in one of its several forms, or in some unusual lineages, dependence on a cobalamin-like analog.), yielding MRSVAESASETICVSIERLVDDAVARQFVMWPELERSFSATQRTRMREDTRYHLEFFASALWFSEPAILDDYAVWCKTLFANLNLPSEWIEGSWLRIAETLDAALPSEEAAATRTAIEDAIVTLKAASTASSSFLAPGAPLGELARNYLITILDGDRADAVRLVIDAANSGVSARDIYLRIFQPTQREMGRLWLLNEVSVAEEHYVTAVTQVAMARLHERSALPATTGMTLVAASVGSELHDLGIHMVADVFELDGWNTRYLGANTPRSAVLEAVRATRSDVLALSATIASHVTEVAEIIDDLRADESTAHVKVLVGGYPFNVAPDLWRRVGADGYAADAETAPQIAARLAAQSA